In Calorimonas adulescens, the genomic window ACTTTATCTCTCACACATCCGGTCGATACATCATTGCAGAGTAAAGATAAACTCCTTGCATCAAGGTAGCTTGTATTTATTGTACCGTTTTTAAAAACATTCGACAGAGCCTTATAGGCATTTATAGACATCGACTTCGTGCCACCGGTATAATTCAGGTTAATATCAGATGTGGATCTTATCTCTCCCGACTTTTTCTTTTCTTCTAACCAGCTTTTTATCTTGCTGTAAATATCTTCTGGATTGGTTACATCTACTTCTCTGTGCTCATAATCTTCAAAACCACTTTCCAACAAATTCTTAATGTTATCAGCGTATTTAGCAGTACCAGCGGAGTGGACAAAAACAATTTTTTTTGCATATCCTTCAAAGAGCTTAGCTACTACATAATTGGGAAGCGGATTTTTTCCCACTAGTAGCATAAGATATTTTGTCCTGTACCTCTCCATTGCATAATCAGCCATTAGAATCACCTCACAATTTTCCTTTTTTTTATTTTATTTCGATATTTTTTTCAAAACTCCTCTATAATTTTTAAAAAAGAACTATAAACTTACTCCCTTTTTGTCCGATATATAATATCGTAAAAGCAAAGAAGCAGTTCGGCCGGCTGCAAAAAATTATGGCATGGATGCCAAATATATTTTCAAGGAGGAAAAGGTATGATAATAAACCACAACATATCTGCCCTAAACACTTACAGGCAGTTATCAGTCAACAACACAAACGCCCAAAAGTCACTGGAAAAGCTCTCATCGGGCCTCAGGATTAACCGTGCCGGTGACGACGCCGCAGGATTGGCCATATCAGAAAAAATGAGAGGCCAAATCAGGGGATTGGACCAGGCTCAGAGAAATGCCCAGGATGGTATATCCCTCATACAGACAGCAGAGGGTGCATTAAATGAGACTCACTCAATCCTGCAGAGGATGAGAGAGCTGGTTGTTCAAGCAGCAAACGACACAAATACAACCACTGAAGATAGAGCTAATATTCAAAAAGAGATCAGCCAGCTACAAAGTGAAATAAACAGAATTGCATCAACAACGCAGTTTAACACAAAAAATCTCCTTGATGGTACTGCCTCTGGTCTAGTTTTCCAGATAGGTGCTAACCAAGATCAGACTATAACA contains:
- the hag gene encoding flagellin Hag, translating into MIINHNISALNTYRQLSVNNTNAQKSLEKLSSGLRINRAGDDAAGLAISEKMRGQIRGLDQAQRNAQDGISLIQTAEGALNETHSILQRMRELVVQAANDTNTTTEDRANIQKEISQLQSEINRIASTTQFNTKNLLDGTASGLVFQIGANQDQTITLTIAKMTASALKDSATGAMSIASISVTAAATAGSISAYIDVIDKAINQVSGERAKLGAVQNRLEHTINNLSTASENLTAAESRIRDTDMAKEMMEFTKNNILQQAATAMLAQANAQPQTVLQLLK